One Nostoc sp. CENA543 genomic window, AAGGGCGATCGCGCACTAATGTACCACGATTTTTTAATAAACCAGCCACAGAATGAATTCTCGTCACCTCCAGAGCCTCTGCAAAGCCCAAAGGGGGCATAATTCCTGGTAAACGGCGGGCTAACATCGTTTTGCCGCTTCCTGGAGGCCCGACAAATATAAGATTATGCCCTCCAGCCGCCGCAATTTCTAAAGCGCGTCTTGCATGGGCTTGTCCTTTGACATCCTTTAAATCTGCAACACCTGGAACTGTCTGGGGTAAATTCTTTGCTACATCTAACTTAACGGGTTTGTATTTCCCTGGATTGTTCAATAAATCCACCACTTCCCCGACATTGTTGCAGCCATACACATCTAAACCTTGAACAATTGCCGCTTCTTGAGCATTATCCACAGGCACAACTAAACCCGCAATCCCCATTTTCTCAGCCGCCGCCGCAATCGGTAAAACACCAGCTACAGGGCGTAAACTCCCGTCTAAAGAAACTTCCCCTAGAAAAATATAATCACCCAATAAATCTGCACTTACTTGCTCAGAAGCCGCTAAAATCCCCACGCTAATTGGTAAATCAAAACAAGGGCCTTCCTTACGTAAATCAGCAGGCGTTAAATTAATCACAATTTTTCGCATGGGAAAGGCAAAACCCGCATTTTTCAATGTGGCTTTGACTCTCTCTTTCGACTCCTGAATCGCCGAATCAGGTAGCCCCAAAACCACGATTCCCGGTAAACCCCCGGAAACATCCACTTCTACACCGACCTTTACAGCATCGATGCCGACAATTGACGCACTCCAAACTCTAGCAAGCATTGGTTAAATATTTCTTCTATAGACAGTAAACCTTTAGAATCTCTAGCAGATGAGTAATTACAATCGCATGAGTGAAACCACAGAGACAATTTTCAGTAAAATCATCCGTCGGGAAATCCCCGCTAACATCGTTTATGAAGATGATTTAGCCTTAGCTTTCACGGATGTTCATCCCCAAGCCCCTACCCATATTCTGGTGATTCCCAAAAAACCCATTCCCAAATTAGCCGATGCTACACCGGAAGATCAGGCTATTTTGGGTCATTTGTTATTAACTGTCAAAGCTGTAGCCGCAGCCGCAGGGCTAAAAGATGGTTATCGCGTAGTTATAAATACAGGTGATGATGGGGGTCAAACTGTTTACCACCTACATCTGCATATTCTCGGTGGACGACAAATGGCTTGGCCTCCTGGTTGATAAGAGGCAGGGGGCAGGGGGAAGAGGGCAGGGGAAACTAAAGGTACAAACCGAACTACGTTCCGCTTCTCTACGAGATGCTCCGCGTAGCTTGCTTCCCCAGAGGGGTACGCTAACACCCCTTGTGGTGTGATTTTTCCCCCTGCTCCCCTGCTTTTTCATAAATATCTATGAGTCGCGCTTTGTAATCGCTTTAACCTTACTGATAATTAACTTTTAACTTCTCTGTACGGAGAACATAAAACAGCGTCCCTCTTTAACTGGGACGCTTTTCAATTTTTGAATCTATCATAGGGCTGATTAATTCCCAGCCAAAATGTATAAATTTTATGAAAATGAAATTAATGTGTAGTGTTTCTACTGTTGATTTAGCCTGGAAAACTCACATAATATTTACCACATCATTTTTTCTTATGTGAAATATTGTGAAATCTATTCTACAGTCATACTTAGACCAAGAAATCTGGATACTGATACGAGATAAATGGTATTTTGCCAAAGTCATCCGAGTTTGGGATGATTTGTTGTGGTTTCAACACAGGACTCACAACAAAGAAACAGAAGAAGACACTTTGTGGGAAATGGTGGTGAAAATCAATGAAGTGATTGCGATTGACAGAATCATCTCAGTTGTCAGTAGAAAACCAGATGTATTCATGTCAAAATTGCTCGAAACTGATCAACCCACAAATCATCATCCAAAAGAGCATGAAAACTAATTAACTACAATCAACTGTTATTCTAGAAAATTCTGTGTGATGTGTGAGAGTCAGATAATTAATAACCCCAGTTTCACAGGGAACTGGGGTTATTAATTTGAATTAAAAAATAGCGATCGCTTGCTACCAACAAGAGCATATTTGTAAATTCTCTACTCCATCTCAACACCTTCTCCCTGTCGTTCCACAGGCTCAAACTTGACCTTGTGATATAAATCCTGTAAAGAAATTTCCAAGGGTATAGTTACCAGAGATATTTTTTCATCTTCTGTGTCATACTCCCGTAGATTCCACTGCTTTTTACCTATTTTAGAAAACTGTTCTACATAGATTTGGGTTTGATCAACTAATAAATATTCCTGAAATGTAGAAATTGTTCGATAAGCCTGAAATTTATCTTCGTGGTCATAACCTTTAGTAGACTCAGATAAAACTTCCACTATTACCTGTGGATTGAGAATCATATCTTGGCGATTAGGGAAAAATTCTGGTTCACCCGCCACAATCATCACATCTGGGTAAGTATAAATACGTTTTTCTGATATCCATAGACGAACATCACCCATATAAACGTGATAGTTTTGCCTTTTGAACGCAAAATTTAACTCAGTGCTTAAGTTAAGTGCTATTTGGTTATGATTTACTGTTCCGCCTACCATTGGAATAATTTGTCCATCAATATATTCACTTTTGTATTCAGCTACTTCTTCGAGGGCTAAATATTCCTCTGGTGTGTAAAATCGCTGTTGGGTGATTTCCATAGTTCTATGAAATAGCGATCGCCGCCAAAATTTTGATAATCTTACCCAATAGTTTAACGTAGCCAATGGTTTTATCCCCAAAGTCTTCTACCAGATTTACCCTTTAATTGCTCATGAGTATCTGCTAATAAATTGGGGATATCTAATTTTTCTGGACATCTAGGTAAACAATCACCGCATTCTGTACAACGGTTGGCTTTCATTCCAGGAAACCAATGTCCAGCATTTTCAAACATTCCATAACGATATTGACCGTAATCTTTCATCTCATAGGCTACAGCCAAATTTCGTAGGCGTAAGACTTCAGGAATGTTAATGTTTTCAGGACAGGGTAAACAAGCATAACATTGGCTACATTTTTCAGTTCCTAAAACTTGCTGTTGATGATTTTCTAACTGTTGCAAGGTGAGAATTTCCGTGGATGTTAACTCACCATCATTATCAGCAACTTGTAAAGGTTCTATTAATTCCTCTGGATTAGCTGCGCCTACACTTAGGGTAGTAATGCGTTTATCACTTAATAAAAATCGATAGTTTAATTCTAAAGGTGAAAATGGCTGACACAAGTCCTTGAGGGTTTGGGGAGGTGTGTAAAGTTTTCCCCCTTTGTCAGCCGGAGAAATAATAAAAACCCCCATATCTTTCTCAATTGCTAACTGAATAGCTGGGGCGTTTCTTTGCCAGAAATAGTAATAATGCAGATTGACAAATGCAAATAAATCTGTGTTGATTGCTGCTTGAATTAACTCTAATGAACCGTGGGTGGAAAAGCCAACGTGTCTAACTCTACCGTCAGCGATCGCTTCTGTGACGGCTTGCATACAACCATCTTTGGCTTGCACCATCTCCAGATGTTCCCAAGTATTTAAGCCGTGAATTCCCAAACAATCTAGATAATCTATATTCAATCTAGTTAAAGATTCATCAATACACCGACGCATACTATCAGCATCAGCTGTAGGTGGAATTTTACTGGTGATGTGGACTTGGGAACGCTGGAGAGATAGGCCATTTGCGATCGCTGCACCCAGATACTCCTCACTTTTACCGTAACCTCTGGCTGTTTCTATGTGATTAATTCCCAGTTCTAAAGCCTTGGCTATGGTTTGCTGTGCGGTTGCGACATCAGCCAAGTAACGCATTGTCCCTAGAGAAAAAACCGAAAGGCGTAGATTTGTTTTGCCAAAGCGTCGGTATTGCATAAATTCACTGCTGAGTGGTGTTAGCGGTAGCGCGGAGTTTAGCCGATACTAAGTTGTGAGTAGAAACCAGATTAATACTGTCTGTAACAGAATCAAAGCTCAAAAAGAAAGAATCAAGCACTAATTTGATCTTCTTTACTCAACACTCAACACTCAGCACTCAGCACTCTTTTAACTCTCCTCATTACCAAACCGCTTGATTAAATCTTCAGGACGAAGATTAGAAATAAACTCTCGGAAAGCTTGTTGTTCGGCTTCATCAGCATCCCGATCCACAGGGATAGACGCATCAGCAATTACTTCTTCCATTACCCAAATAGGAGTATTAGTACGCAGTGCGACGGCGATCGCATCGCTAGGACGGGCATCAATTTCTTTTTTGACTTCGCCCTGTTGTACAATCAATGCCGCATAAAATGTATCCTTTTGTAAGGAATGAATAATCACCTTTTCTAGCGTCATATTCCAAGCTTCGAGAATATTGACAATTAGGTCATGGGTTAAAGGTCGAGGCGGCTTTTGATTCTCCAACGGCCCCATAATTGCCCTCGCCTGTTCTTGTCCAATATAAATGGGCAACGCCCGCCGATCTGAGGCATCTTTTAACAAGACTATGGGGCTACGGGTCATGGCATCTAATGCTATGCCAGCGACTTTCATCTCAATCATTGGCCAACCCTCTACAATCCTTTGAGTGATTAATTGTTAAGTGATAAATAATACCCTTATTTGGGTAGTTAGGAGCGATAATAAACATAGGCATTGTTCTCTATAATTGCCTCTATTAAACTCCGAATTGTCCGTGAACACCAGAGTAAATGAAATGGGTCTTTATAAACAATAACCTTCTTCATCAAGTATGACTTGTGAAGGATGCCATTGTGTTAATTACCCTATAATAAAAACAGTCAGGAAATATACTCAGAATTTTCGGCATTCTTGTGAGAATTACCAGTGGATTTTCAGGAAAATTAGGCAATAAATAGAGTTAGTTTTGCGAAATAACCAGTGTTTACAGGATTAATTCAATCATTAGGAACAATCAAACCCTTAAGTGGTGATGCGTGGCAAATTACCTGTGTGAATCAGCCATCATTAATTATGCAGGATTTAGCCTATGGTGACAGTGTAGCTGTAGATGGTGTTTGCCTGACAGTAGAAGAAATTTTGCCAGCAGGCTTTGTGGCTTCAGCTTCCCCAGAAACTCTGCGCCGCACAACTCTAGGCTATGAGCAAACACAACAAGGCTACGTCAACCTAGAAACTTCACTCCGCGTTGGTGGTAAAGTCGGCGGTCATTTTGTCATGGGTCATGTAGACGGAGTAGGTAGCTTGCTAGAGGCGAAACAGACAGCAACTTCTTGGGAAATGACGTTCACAGCACCCGAAGCGATCGCTCGTTACATTGTCCCCAAGGGTAGTATCGCTGTCAATGGCGTGAGTTTGACGGTAGCTGCTTATGAAGTGGATTTATCTCAGTTTACCGTCGCCGTGATTCCCCTGACTTACGCTGATACCAATCTTCGCTATTTGATGTCTGGCAGTTTAGTAAATTTAGAAGGCGATATTCTCGGTAAATACGTGGAAAAATTCCTTCACCCTGGCAAAAGTTATCACAATACCTCAGATGATGCTGGTTTCAATGATATTACACCCGCATTTTTAGCAGAACACGGATATTTGTAAACAGGGTACTGGTTACTGGGGATTGGGTATAGGGCATGGGGCATGGGGCAAGCAGGAAGTGTGGGAGGGGTGGGAGGAGAGGGAAGAAATCTTTCCCCCTCTCTCCCCACACTCCCCACACTTCCCCATCTTCCCAGTCCCCAGTCCCCAATCCCTACTCCCTCTTCAACGCCTGTGCTGTCTGCACGCCTCGTAATAATTGGCTGAGGGCGACTTGCAATTCTACACCAGGATCAACAGCCACCCATCCGTTTTGTGTGAGATGACGGACTTCAAAGTGTAGGTGGGGGCCTGTGGAGTTGCCGGTGCTACCTACACGCCCAATTACAGTTCCTGGTTCCACCCATTGTCCTGGTTGCACCAAGATTTCTGACATATGACCGTAGAGGGTTTGTTGAGCAGAACTGTGGTTGAGGATGACGGTTAAACCATAGCCACCTACCCAATCAGCTGTCTCTACTTGACCTCTAGCAGCCGCCAAAATGGGAGTACCTAAGGGCGCACCTAAGTCAGTACCAGCGTGGAAACGGCGATCGCCTGTGATGGGGTGAATCCGCCAACCAAATATAGATGTTACTGGTGCTGCTGCGGCTAGAGGATATACCATCCCATTGCCACCACGGTAAGCTAATGTGCTGGTGTAGGGAATTTGCGGTAATACTGAAGCTAAGGGAATATCGTAAGCTACATTACTCTCACGGGGGGCTATGTTCCCTTCTGCCATTGGTGGGGGTAATGTCCCAGCACTAGGTGCAATGGGAGTAGCACTGACTTTCGTGGTAGCGAATTCGCTGGGGTTGGGAATAAAACGGTTGGGTTGGAAAGCTGTTTTATTGGTGCTACCTACAGGTACTTGAGAACCACGCCATCTGCTTTGGCTTGGTGCAGTAGCTAAGGTGCGGACGGGGGATGCTGTAGCTAACTGCGCTGTTTGACTGTTTCTAATCCATGTAGGGGCTGATTTAGCTGTACGCTGATTAGATGATGGTGTTTGCGCGCAAGCACTACCAGTTACCCCTTGTCCAGAATTCACAACTGTACGACAACCGCTAGAACGTTCTGTGAGAATTACAGAATTTGGTGCTTGATAAGTTCCAGTTGTATTGGCACTGTAATCATTGGGATCAATATAGGCGTTGTTATAATCCTGCTTGGGTTGCCTAACTGTAACACTGTTATTGTTATCTGATGCGTTTGATGGTTGGGTAACTACTGGTTTTTTCTCTGTGAATGATGGTTGAGCAACTACTGGTTTTTGCTCAGATATAGTTACTTCCCGTTGGGGTTTAACTTTGGCGTTTGGGGTTGGTGTAACTTGAGAAGCTTCTACTTGGGGTTGTGACTTTCTCACACTAAAAACTGGCTCATTTGGCTCATTTTCAATGCTGGGTTGAGATTGTCTAACAGGCTTTGGTGATTGTGAAACTTCTGATTGACGTAGCCTTTGCCGGAGTTTACCTTGCCGTGCCGAGAATTTTGGTTGTGATGGCGATGCTGCGGGTACAACAACATCTTTTTTCACAGGAATAACTGGTGCTGCTGTTGGTTGGGAAGTTTCAACAGTAGGAACAATGTTATCGATGGATGTTTCTGTTTGAGCTAACACCAAGCCGCCACTGAGGAGGCTAACACCACCTAACCAACACAGACCTTGTGCTGGTAGAGTGTAGGCTAGGCGTTTCTTCGGATTATGGGCAGAGTGATTGCGCTGCGTCATTGTTTCTCTCAGTTGAGTTGTGTCTTATGTGCCTAAAGAGATGATGCCAGTGGTTTGTCTTACCCAAAGAGCGAAATTGTCAACAAACCTGATATGAATCTTAAGAACTACGATAACCCAAACTAATTCTACCGGGTTCTAGATGAATTTCTGGTGTTTTCATATCAGTTATGCAACCTCTTTCTAAGGATACTCGTAAACTCCCTTGAGGTGTTACGCCCACAACATTACCTGCGAGGTCGTTGACGTAAACGCGATCGCCCATGTTCACCAAAAACTCTAAATAACGAGACACAAGTATATTAATTCCTTCTTCCAAAAGGCAGACCACACCCGATTCTATGCCTAATAGCACTTGACAAATTAAGGTTTCTATATCGGGAACTGGGGATTGGGCATTGTATTTTTCCTCCCCTGCGCCCCTGCACCCCTGCCCCCCTGCCTCTCTTGCCTCCCCTAGCCATGACTGTAAATTAATCCCCGTTTCCGGTACAGGATTAGCCCAGTTAATCCCGACACCAACTATTGCTTGTGTGATTTGGCCTTGATTCACTTTGGTTTCTGTTAGAATTCCGCCTAATTTGCGTCCTTCTAAAACTAAATCATTCGGCCATTTAATTCCGACATTAATTCCACATTGACGCAATTGATGTGTAATCCCCCAAGCGGTAGCTAACGTGAGTTGATAACTAGCATTAGCTGCTATATGGGGATTAATCGCCACAGAAAGGTATAATCCGCCTGTTTGGGAAATCCACTGTCGTCCCCATTGTCCTTTTCCGGACGTTTGTTGTGTGGCAATCACTACATTACCTGCTGTCGCGCCTTGGCTAATTAACTCCCAAAGCGTTAGATTAGTTGAGGTAACACAGTCATAGATATGTAGAGTAAAAGGTAAATAACCATACTTGCGCTCAGTGGCGAGGGCAGTTAAGATTTTTTGCTGATCAAGTTTGACAGCCATTAGCCTAAAATTCCGTAGTTCAAGTTAGCATGAATTGGCTGATAAGTTTCTGATTAGGTTTGGTTCAAGATGCACACTTGGCATTGGCATGATTGGGAGGGACTACCATACCTAACTTGTAGTCTCTTAAAGAATTGGCAACACGGCTTTTTTACCCAGCAGTTTTGGCCGCGATCGCCCGACGAGTTAACAAAGGTGCTGCACCCAGAAGCATCAGCATATCGTTTGAAACAGGTACATGGCAATACAGTCCTCACCCCCAGAGAAATAGCCGCTAATCTGGATGCAGAAGATGAATTAGCCCTGGCAGATGGTTTAATGAGCGAAGCACCCTTACAAGCTGTGTGGGTAGCCAGTGCTGATTGTACACCCGTGTTAATTGGAGATATCAAAACTGGACAGGTAGCAGCACTCCATGCGGGTTGGCGGGGTACAGCGAAGAAAATTGTCCCCCAGGCGATCGCTAGGATGCAAGCCCAAGGTAGCCAACTAGCAGACTTGCGGATTGCTATGGGGCCAGCTATTGCTGGAGAAGTTTACCAAGTTTCTGTGGAAGTTGCCGCAGAAATTGGAGCTAGCATTATACCACATGAAGATAACCAAAAAATTGTTCAGACATTACATGATTTACCCCATTCTCCATTGTTAGCTGATCCTGAGCCTGGAAGAGTCAGGGTAGATGTCCGCCGAGTCAATGCGTTGCAAATGGAAAATTTAGGGATTAGTGCGGAACAGATAGCGATCGCACCCTACTGTACTTACCAAACTCCAGATCATTTCTTTTCCTACCGTCGTGAGCAACAGAAAAAAGTACAATGGTCTGGCATTGTTAGTGTTGTTTAAATCACCGAAACAGTGGTGAGTGCTGAGTAGTAAGTGCTGAGTTGAAACTAAAATTAGTTGCACGGGCTGAACGTCATGCTACTGCTAACAGCACTTTCAACTCAGCACTAATGAACTTTGCTTGTGCCTGATTCTCTTTAACTTTAGGGACTTCCAGATAAAAAAAATACCCAAACTTTAGGGTGCGTCAGTATGAATAATCTCTTGGTATAGTTAGGTTTTCTCGCACTGACGCACCCTACTAAGGCGTTTATTGGGGATAATTTATTTTTTGGTGTTCCCTTAAAAGCGATATACCACACATTAATAAGAGATAATTTTTAGGATTTAAAAAATGTTTAAACCCTAAGAATTATCAGTATATTTACTATCAAATTAATCATCATTTAAATTCCTATTTAATTTTTGAGTAAAACTTCCTATAACCTTTCATTAATTGTTAAAATTTACCTAAAAAAATACCTTTTTTTCCCCTACATCCCTACACCCTTATACCCCTACCCCCTATTTATTACTCATTGATGTTCCTAGATGCTAAATGGGAACAATACGTCATATAGATAATTGCGTGAGTATAAATTTGTATGGCAGTTTCATTAGAGACAAGTTTTGTAATTCCAGGCTATCGCTTCACAGAGCAAATATACATAGGTAGCAAAACCATTGTCTATCGAGCTATTAGGTCAGCAGATGAAACACCAGTCATCATCAAACTGATGCGGAAAGAAAATCCCAATCTCAATGAAATTGCTCAGTTTCATAATCAATACACCATCACCAAAAATCTAGACATACCAGGGATT contains:
- a CDS encoding biotin--[acetyl-CoA-carboxylase] ligase, with the translated sequence MAVKLDQQKILTALATERKYGYLPFTLHIYDCVTSTNLTLWELISQGATAGNVVIATQQTSGKGQWGRQWISQTGGLYLSVAINPHIAANASYQLTLATAWGITHQLRQCGINVGIKWPNDLVLEGRKLGGILTETKVNQGQITQAIVGVGINWANPVPETGINLQSWLGEAREAGGQGCRGAGEEKYNAQSPVPDIETLICQVLLGIESGVVCLLEEGINILVSRYLEFLVNMGDRVYVNDLAGNVVGVTPQGSLRVSLERGCITDMKTPEIHLEPGRISLGYRSS
- a CDS encoding aldo/keto reductase, with translation MQYRRFGKTNLRLSVFSLGTMRYLADVATAQQTIAKALELGINHIETARGYGKSEEYLGAAIANGLSLQRSQVHITSKIPPTADADSMRRCIDESLTRLNIDYLDCLGIHGLNTWEHLEMVQAKDGCMQAVTEAIADGRVRHVGFSTHGSLELIQAAINTDLFAFVNLHYYYFWQRNAPAIQLAIEKDMGVFIISPADKGGKLYTPPQTLKDLCQPFSPLELNYRFLLSDKRITTLSVGAANPEELIEPLQVADNDGELTSTEILTLQQLENHQQQVLGTEKCSQCYACLPCPENINIPEVLRLRNLAVAYEMKDYGQYRYGMFENAGHWFPGMKANRCTECGDCLPRCPEKLDIPNLLADTHEQLKGKSGRRLWG
- a CDS encoding Uma2 family endonuclease translates to MEITQQRFYTPEEYLALEEVAEYKSEYIDGQIIPMVGGTVNHNQIALNLSTELNFAFKRQNYHVYMGDVRLWISEKRIYTYPDVMIVAGEPEFFPNRQDMILNPQVIVEVLSESTKGYDHEDKFQAYRTISTFQEYLLVDQTQIYVEQFSKIGKKQWNLREYDTEDEKISLVTIPLEISLQDLYHKVKFEPVERQGEGVEME
- a CDS encoding bifunctional nuclease family protein, producing the protein MIEMKVAGIALDAMTRSPIVLLKDASDRRALPIYIGQEQARAIMGPLENQKPPRPLTHDLIVNILEAWNMTLEKVIIHSLQKDTFYAALIVQQGEVKKEIDARPSDAIAVALRTNTPIWVMEEVIADASIPVDRDADEAEQQAFREFISNLRPEDLIKRFGNEES
- a CDS encoding YifB family Mg chelatase-like AAA ATPase, yielding MLARVWSASIVGIDAVKVGVEVDVSGGLPGIVVLGLPDSAIQESKERVKATLKNAGFAFPMRKIVINLTPADLRKEGPCFDLPISVGILAASEQVSADLLGDYIFLGEVSLDGSLRPVAGVLPIAAAAEKMGIAGLVVPVDNAQEAAIVQGLDVYGCNNVGEVVDLLNNPGKYKPVKLDVAKNLPQTVPGVADLKDVKGQAHARRALEIAAAGGHNLIFVGPPGSGKTMLARRLPGIMPPLGFAEALEVTRIHSVAGLLKNRGTLVRDRPFRSPHHSASGPSLVGGGGFPRPGEISLSHRGVLFLDELTEFKRDVLEFLRQPLEDGFVTISRTRQSVTFPAQFTLVASTNPCPCGYYGDTIQQCSCSPRQREQYWAKLSGPLMDRIDLQVAVNRLKPEEITQQPTGEHSAAVLERVQQARDRAANRFRDERNLLCNAQMQSRHLSQWCKLDDASRSLLEAAINKLGLSARASDRILKVARTIADLAGEDDIKAHHVAEAIQYRTIDRMQ
- a CDS encoding peptidoglycan DD-metalloendopeptidase family protein, with translation MTQRNHSAHNPKKRLAYTLPAQGLCWLGGVSLLSGGLVLAQTETSIDNIVPTVETSQPTAAPVIPVKKDVVVPAASPSQPKFSARQGKLRQRLRQSEVSQSPKPVRQSQPSIENEPNEPVFSVRKSQPQVEASQVTPTPNAKVKPQREVTISEQKPVVAQPSFTEKKPVVTQPSNASDNNNSVTVRQPKQDYNNAYIDPNDYSANTTGTYQAPNSVILTERSSGCRTVVNSGQGVTGSACAQTPSSNQRTAKSAPTWIRNSQTAQLATASPVRTLATAPSQSRWRGSQVPVGSTNKTAFQPNRFIPNPSEFATTKVSATPIAPSAGTLPPPMAEGNIAPRESNVAYDIPLASVLPQIPYTSTLAYRGGNGMVYPLAAAAPVTSIFGWRIHPITGDRRFHAGTDLGAPLGTPILAAARGQVETADWVGGYGLTVILNHSSAQQTLYGHMSEILVQPGQWVEPGTVIGRVGSTGNSTGPHLHFEVRHLTQNGWVAVDPGVELQVALSQLLRGVQTAQALKRE
- the pgeF gene encoding peptidoglycan editing factor PgeF yields the protein MHTWHWHDWEGLPYLTCSLLKNWQHGFFTQQFWPRSPDELTKVLHPEASAYRLKQVHGNTVLTPREIAANLDAEDELALADGLMSEAPLQAVWVASADCTPVLIGDIKTGQVAALHAGWRGTAKKIVPQAIARMQAQGSQLADLRIAMGPAIAGEVYQVSVEVAAEIGASIIPHEDNQKIVQTLHDLPHSPLLADPEPGRVRVDVRRVNALQMENLGISAEQIAIAPYCTYQTPDHFFSYRREQQKKVQWSGIVSVV
- a CDS encoding DUF6679 family protein; the encoded protein is MKSILQSYLDQEIWILIRDKWYFAKVIRVWDDLLWFQHRTHNKETEEDTLWEMVVKINEVIAIDRIISVVSRKPDVFMSKLLETDQPTNHHPKEHEN
- a CDS encoding riboflavin synthase, translated to MFTGLIQSLGTIKPLSGDAWQITCVNQPSLIMQDLAYGDSVAVDGVCLTVEEILPAGFVASASPETLRRTTLGYEQTQQGYVNLETSLRVGGKVGGHFVMGHVDGVGSLLEAKQTATSWEMTFTAPEAIARYIVPKGSIAVNGVSLTVAAYEVDLSQFTVAVIPLTYADTNLRYLMSGSLVNLEGDILGKYVEKFLHPGKSYHNTSDDAGFNDITPAFLAEHGYL
- a CDS encoding histidine triad nucleotide-binding protein, which produces MSETTETIFSKIIRREIPANIVYEDDLALAFTDVHPQAPTHILVIPKKPIPKLADATPEDQAILGHLLLTVKAVAAAAGLKDGYRVVINTGDDGGQTVYHLHLHILGGRQMAWPPG